Below is a window of Equus quagga isolate Etosha38 chromosome 1, UCLA_HA_Equagga_1.0, whole genome shotgun sequence DNA.
TATACCACAACCTGACTTCATCTCTTGACAGGAGGAACTGCAAAGCATTGTGGCCATTTTTATGTATCTAATCCAGGTTAATCTCcccttcttaaaatttttcatttattcacattCTTTTTGCCATAAGGTAATACAGttgtccccccttatccatgggggatgcattccaagacctccagtggatgcctgaaaccgtggatagtagCAAACAGTAGCGAACtctatatatgctatgtttttccCTACACCatcatacctatgataaagtttaatttataaattaggtgcAATACGAGATTAGTggggctttggggccattattaaataaaataagggttacttgaacacaagcactgcaataccatgacagttgatctgataatcATGACAGCTACTAAATAACTAACTGGCAGGTAGCTTATACAGCATGGATACGCTGGAccaagggatgattcacatcctagGTGGGACAGAGCtggatggcatgagatttcatcgcACTGGAATGGCtagcaatttaaaacttatgaattgtttatttctggaatttccatttaatattttcagactgtggttgactgtgggtaactgaaaccgtgaaaagtgaaaccacagatcGGGGGGGCTACTGTATATTCATGGGTTCCAGGCATtagaatgtggacatctttgggaagCCGTCATTCTGTCTACTACAGGGTTGTTTCCAGATGTTGGCTATTATGAATttagctgctataaacattcatacaagtatttttttgtgtatgtgaacATAAATctccatttctctgggataaatgcccaggagtgcaattacTGAGTCGTATGGTAattgcatattttgttttataagaaactgccaatctGTTTTGAGAGTGGCTGTaatattttgcattcctaccacaGTGTATGACGGATCCAATATCTCTGTATTCGTGtcagtatttggtgttgtcactattttttattttagccagtctgttaggtgtgtagtgatatctcactgtcgttttaatttgcattttgctaagGGCTCTTTTCATGTGgaggttgatttttaaaaatgtagcagTATCATCTCTAACGCagtggttagtgatgttgagtgcaACCTTCATGTTAaggagttttaatttttattgcaaaCAAGTAGGGGAGGAAAATGCTGGGAAAGGCCTAATCCAAACCTGGAAGGGAGTTATGGATGCATCTCTGCGTGAACAAGCAGTGGCGATTGGGTGGCTGTCACTCTCTGGGGCCAAGACCTAGGCCAAGGGACACTGAGTGCCTGGGAGGCACCCCATTAATGAGTGCACGCAGGGttgggaagagagaagactcGCCTGAGTCACCACTCCACCGCAGGTTCCGCCCAGGCCCTGACCCTCAGATGACCCCATGGGCGGGGCGGGACTCCGTTTCCCCTGAGGGACCTCTGTTTCCCGCCAACacgagggcaggggctggagccacCGGGAGGGGGCGTCACAGAGAGCCGAAGCTTGCGGTGCCCATGGCGTCCCGAGGCGGCTCCCTGGGCCTCGTGCTTTGGCTCCTGCTCTTTCAGCCCCGGCTCAGGGAGGCGCAGGCTGGCGGTCGAGAGGCGCACGGGGGGCTGACGCCGCCCCCACCCTCTCTGCCCCCGTCGGAGGCCGGCTGCGAGGATCCCGGGGCGACCCTGCGGACGCCGCCTCCTGAAGGGGTTCCGGGGGCCTCTGGGGCCCCCGACTCCCCTGTGGCCGCGGTGTCCCCTGTTTCGGTGGCGTTttccccaggtgactctgattCCTACAAGGCTCTGGCAGCCGCACAGACCCCAGCACCAACAGAGACCGCAACAAAGCTGTTTCCTTCAGGTGATGTTTCTGGGCCGGACCCTGCCACagggccctggcctggcctgagGGGGTGGGACCCTGCTCGGGGGGAGGGTTTTGGGGGGGGCACGATTTTTCCCTGGGGAGTTTGAGTGGACCCACCCCTGCCCTTGAGATCTGAGAGGAAATGGCCATTCTCTGAGGAGACTTAGGGGCGATGGACCTGCTCTGGGGGTCTTGGCCTTGCTCTGAGGGTTCTGAGACTTCTGAGGATTCTCTGGCtctggtggtggttgtggtgTCAGTGGCGTTACTTTCAATGCCCTCCCTTCATTGACCCGCTCCAGCATGTGGCCATCGAAGAATGAGGATAGTTGGGGGAATGCCAGCCCCAGAGGCGAAGTGGCCCTGGCAGGTGAGCCTGCAGGTCGATGATAATCACATATGTGGAGGCTCCCTCATCACCAATTGGTGGGTGCTGACCGCAGCCCACTGCATATTTGGGTGAGTGTTACAGTCTGGTCTTGGGCTCTTGGTCAGGCTGTATGACCTGAAGCCGGTCCTGTTTCTCTCCCTGGACTGcttcttcctcatctgaaaaaggaAGTGACAGTCCCTGCTCTTCAGTAGTCAGAGTTAGGGCCCTTGGCAGCCTGGAAAGTCAAGAACCAAAATCAGGTTCAAAGCCACTTCTTTTAAGCCTGTGCTGATCAGCCTTCAAGTCGAGTGGCAAGAAGGGGGAGAGAGGCCGGCTGGGAGAGAGTGTGTGGGTAAAGACTTGCAGAGGGGAATATTTAAGGAAAGTGGAGTGTAATAGACAAATTTAGTTAGATCAGTGGTCTCAAACTTTAATGAGCATGGAAACACCTGCAGAGCTTGTTAGAACGCATTTGCTTGTCCCCAGCcactagagtttctgattcagtaggttgaATGGGacctaagaatttgcatttgtaCCAAGTTGCCAGGTGATGTTAATGCTGCTCATGTGGAGAccaaactttgagaaccactggatagGGTGGCCAGGGGTCTGGGGAAGGGATGTGGTTTGGAGGGGTGGAGGTGGCTGATGGCTGGCCCTAGAGATAGCACCAGGCTGGGAAGAACCTAGAAGATGTGGAAGGGGAGTGTAGAGCCTCCAGGATCTCTTTACAGCCATCTGGAATACACGGTGAAGATGGGAGATGTAAAAGTGACACATACCTCTGAAATGGCGGTCAAGGTCCCAGTCCGAGACATCGTTATCCACAGAGATTATACTACTTTTGGATTAATCGAAAATGACATTGCCCTTGCTCTGCTTGCCTTGCCTATGAATTACTCCTCGCATATCCAGCCTATATGCCTCCCTGAAAAGACTTTCATGGTGCCAGGTGAAACGGAGTGCTGGGTGACTGGATGGGGAAGCCTAAGAGAAAACGGTGAGACTGTGATGCAAGACTCCAGCAAACTCAGGTCAGGGAAAGAGGCTGCCTGATGCCCTGGGAGTGGCCTACCGGCTAAAGGGAGAGACAGGGAAGCAATTTTCTAGCAagtgggtgagggaggagggtggaaaaGATGTTACTAGGGAGTAATTTGATGGTGTTACAAATTTCTATTAGTACGTCAGGACCTGGGGGCTTGGGTTCTCTCTAGGGTGGATTTTAACTAAGGGGGTGTTGATCTGGCTGAGAATTTGAGCTGTCCCAAACTGGAAGTACTTGCCTTGGTGGATAGGGAGCTTCCTGTGCTTGAGAAGAGGCCAGAGAACTCTTGGTGAAACTGTAGGGTGTCCTATCCCCAGGGAGAGGCTCGATTTGGTACCTTTGGGGCACTATGTGTCCGAGAGTCTGTGATCCTGTTCTAAAGTAAAGACTTTACTGACGTACAGGACACCTGTCACTATTACTAAAAATACTCAGAGTGACAGAcactttgttttgatttctcaGGCTGATGAGGCCTCACCTCTTCCTCTCCTGAgctgttcttccttctcctgtctttgttttgattctaacttcctcctctcctcatGTTAACTTCAGGCATCATTTCCTCCAGTGTCAAATGGGGACAATATCCACTGCCCTCAGAGGGTGTCTTTGTGTGAACACACTGTATTGAGACCCatagtgggtgccaggggctccTGTCCTGTCCCACCAAGCAGATCCACTTACTCCTAAATTATCTGTACAGATCCAGGATCTAAAGCTCCAGTGCACCTTCAGGAAGCTGAGCAGACCATCATACGCTATGACAAATGTAACAAGAAATTGAAGAAACTGCTCGAAAGGGAGAGTAATGTGGTTAGGGAAGGGGTTGTCTGTGCTTACAACAACAAAGGAAAGGATTCCTGCAAGGTCAGTTCATGGGCCCTTTGCTACCTCTGCATTCTGGTTGTCCCCTCAAAGGTTACTCATCCACAGGCAATAGGGCCTGCCTTACCTGCCAGCTCCTCCATTCACTTTTATTCAAGTTAAGGGGACTCAAGGGGACGAGCCACTAAGGCTCTCCGAGGCTGGCCTGACCTAATCCTTCACGAGAGAGGAGCTGATGCTGCCTGGAgtgggttggggaggaggggagattcAGGTGGGAAATACCAATAACAAGAGTCACATGTTTTGAACCCCTTCTATGTGACAGGCAGTGTACTCAGGTAGAAGTTTATTCATTATTATCTTAgaatatgtacattttctttgtttatattcaaTTTTTTGTACACAACTTTTGAGAATgtacagaaattttatttatcaaaaattttgaaatctcATTCACAGAATTCTGGGCCGTTTGGTGCCTGGGGAAGGCCCACATGTGCCCATCTCCCCAGCACTTTGCAGTGCAATCCGCCTGTTCTGATGTTAATCCTCTTCCATTcctgtgtttgtttctttctctttctccagggaGATTCTGGGGGTCCCCTGGTCTGTGAATTTAATGACACGTGGTTCCAAGTGGGGATTGTGAGCTGGGGCTTTGGCTGTGGTCACAAAGGATTTCCTGGAGTTTATACAGAAGTTAGTTTCTACAAGGAGTGGATCATTAAGCAAATGAGTCAGGCTTCTTCTCGGGACTCAACAGGCTTCTTCATCATACCCCTGTGTCTGGTGCTGCCCCTGGGCATCCTGGCAACCCTGTGATCACCCTGGCCCACGCCCCTCCTGTTCTGAGTCCCGCACTAGGNNNNNNNNNNNNNNNNNNNNNNNNNNNNNNNNNNNNNNNNNNNNNNNNNNNNNNNNNNNNNNNNNNNNNNNNNNNNNNNNNNNNNNNNNNNNNNNNNNNNNNNNNNNNNNNNNNNNNNNNNNNNNNNNNNNNNNNNNNNNNNNNNNNNNNNNNNNNNNNNNNNNNNNNNNNNNNNNNNNNNNNNNNNNNNNNNNNNNNNNNNNNNNNNNNNNNNNNNNNNNNNNNNNNNNNNNNNNNNNNNNNNNNNNNNNNNNNNNNNNNNNNNNNNNNNNNNNNNNNNNNNNNNNNNNNNNNNNNNNNNNNNNNNNNNNNNNNNNNNNNNNNNNNNNNNNNNNNNNNNNNNNNNNNNNNNNNNNNNNNNNNNNNNNNNNNNNNNNNNNNNNNNNNNNNNNNNNNNNNNNNNNNNNNNNNNNNNNNNNNNNNNNNNNNNNNNNNNNNNNNNNNNNNNNNNNNNNNNNNNNNNNNNGCCTTATGGATCCATCTGTGAGTGGCCTGTCTCTGCCACACAAGCCCTCCTGGGGCAACTCGGTCTTGGAACCCCCTTCCTCAGTGCCCTAGTGGCCACATCCACGTTCACCCCAAGTTGTGTTGAGGCATTATAGAGTGCGGAGATTTCGATGTCAACTGAATAAATGCTTAAGAGGGTCTCTTATGTCTCaagctctgctctcctggaggTTGTGGGGTTGCATATAACACACTCTGTAGAGAACTAGCTTTCCATTTAGCTTGGGAAGCTCTTCATGGTGTCCATTCAATTCTAGAAGAGCCAGAGATGAGGATCCTGTCTACCTTGACATGAGTCTGGTGGATATCTTTAGCCAGTAGGTCCTGCTGCCTGTGCTCCTTTTGTAGCCATGAGCATGCCTCTAGTTGGGAGTATTGTAGTTGAGTTTGGCAGGCTCATGCAGTCAGGAGCAGGGACCAAGTGGACAGAGACTAGAGCCTGGCCTACTTACACACTCCTGTACCTCTCCTGGCTGCCCTGGAACAAACGTGCCTTGAGGAGACACCGAGGGCTGGGTGAGCGTCAAGACCCCTTACGCCCTAAGAGCTGAGTTCCCACAAGAGGAGGCTAGGTGGGAGGACctggctttgtgtgtgtgtgtgtgtgtgtgtgtgtgtgtgtgtgtatagcttTTACCCAATCACCAGACCTGGTGCCGCACAGTCACCTGCACTGGCTGCCGATCATCTCCCAGCCTCTGTCTCCTGCCCACCCATCCTTCCATAGTCAGTGCTAGGGCCCCCATATATCTGTGGACCTCAGTGGGCAGTCTGTGATAGTCCCACCTGCTGCCTGAGGGAGGTGGAGGCGGGAAAGTCTGCTTTTCCCATCCAGCTGCTTACAGGTAAACTTGGTAAATGCTCACACTGTCCCTTTACAGAAATGCACAGCTGGGCGGACTTGGAGGCCCGAGTCTTGCTACATGCCACTCTCACTTGCGGAACAAGCTACCTTGTTCTTTCCTGTGATGTTCCCCTGCTGGGAATGTCAGTAtcacttctcatttccttctctcttcctcctcattgGTTAAGAACCCATATAAGCATTCAGTCCTCCCCAGAGCCTCTCCTGTGGACTACCCTGGGCTGTGTCATGTGCTTTCTTCTGGGCTCCCCTGAATCGAGTAGTCGTGTGCTGTTCCTCACTCGTGTTTCCACTGGGTGGCATTTTGTTCCTCAAGGCCAGGGGACTCTGTCTAATCATTCTCTATCTTCTACCCTCTAGCTGCAGGCTTGGAATAGAGAAAGACTTCAGGAAATACTTGgtggctgagtgaatgaatgggtaaATGACTACTCCCATCTCTGTTGCCTTACTCCTTTCTCTCAGTGCCCTCACGGTTCATTGCTCTGTCCCCCTTTTCCTTTCCAGGTTGACTTGGCAAAGAGGGAAAACCACCACTGGGTAGGCAAGAGTTACAGCCCCTGCTGTAGGAGAAGTCCCAGGCTCTGGGGAGTTTATGGCCCCAGATGGGGTGCCCTTTGGTATTCTGATATTAGACTATGTTTCTTGTTGGGGAAAAGGAATTCAGTTCAAGCAGCTTAGTTACCTAGCCTTAGCCTCTGGCTACCAGAGAAGCCGGGCATGGCCTCTCAGAGAGCAGAACACGAACTGCCAAGTAAATGGTAGCCATTTTTACTCTTTGCAACAAATATTTACGGAGTACCTTTTGTACAGCAGGCACTGGGTTGGGGCCCCAAATAAGATGATGATTGCAGGTGCGAGGAAGAGGTGGCCATTAGGACGACCTTTAGGTCAGGGACTTGCTGGCTGAGTAGAACCGTCCTCTGAAAGAGATAGatgacacagggagaagaggaggttGAGAGGCAGGCAATGAGTTCTACTAAAAATATTGgactgtaaagaaaaaaaggaacaaacaaaaaatgctgAGGGTTTCTAGTCAAAAGCAGCAAGTGACATATAGCAATGAGCATTCCTAGTGCTTAGATTGTGGTCTTGAAATTCAATACCCCACCAAAAGAAACCAGggtttcttggagaaatggcttgAAAAGTTTCCAGGGCAGAAGATGTATAAAGTGAGCCTGAAATTTTATGTCATTCCAGATAGCAAGGAAGCTATACGAACTACTAGGATCATGTCAAAAGATCTCAGGAGCCATTGGAAGAGGTACTCTGTAGTGATGTGTGGCGTGAAGTCCCTCAAAATCCCACTTGCAGAGAAATCACACCTATTCCCCAGCTTCTGAAAATACTGACTCACAGTTGCACCCCTCACAAAAGTGCACTCAGCTGCGGGGACTGGTTCATGCCCCGTTACCTCCCCTCACAGTGGGTGGCCCACAGCAAAGGAGTAGCGCGCAGGGATGCAGAGGCCCAGCCTCCTCGCCTCAATCTGGGACAACCTGAAAGGGCCTCTTGTAGCATCAGCTGAGACCTCAGCAGCAAAGCCTTGTAACTCAGCTTCTCCCATTGCCTAATTCTGCCTCCCTTGCTCCCCGACAGGCGTTTCTCCCAAGAGCACCCTTCGACAGTCCCTCGCATCCAGTTCTACCTGAGAGTCTGTTTGGAGGGAACCCTATCGAAGACACTTGGCTTGGCCAA
It encodes the following:
- the LOC124225492 gene encoding serine protease 44-like; this translates as MASRGGSLGLVLWLLLFQPRLREAQAGGREAHGGLTPPPPSLPPSEAGCEDPGATLRTPPPEGVPGASGAPDSPVAAVSPVSVAFSPGDSDSYKALAAAQTPAPTETATKLFPSACGHRRMRIVGGMPAPEAKWPWQVSLQVDDNHICGGSLITNWWVLTAAHCIFGHLEYTVKMGDVKVTHTSEMAVKVPVRDIVIHRDYTTFGLIENDIALALLALPMNYSSHIQPICLPEKTFMVPGETECWVTGWGSLRENGSKAPVHLQEAEQTIIRYDKCNKKLKKLLERESNVVREGVVCAYNNKGKDSCKGDSGGPLVCEFNDTWFQVGIVSWGFGCGHKGFPGVYTEVSFYKEWIIKQMSQASSRDSTGFFIIPLCLVLPLGILATL